From Deltaproteobacteria bacterium HGW-Deltaproteobacteria-6:
AGGCAGAAATGACATCACTGTATGCAAATGCTCCAGACGGTTCATCGGGAAGACAAGCGTTTGCGGAAAGTAAGATCTCATAATTCCCGGCATTCGTCAATGAACGCCTTCAAGCATGTTAGGCGCACTTTCCCGGCTTGAATCTTAATTTTGTCCGTGATAATAATGACATCAATGAATTTATAGAAGACCTGACTATTTACAGGCACCTTGGTTGATAGATGTTCACTATAAAAGTCAATCGTCAAAAGTAAGGAGACATTATGAATAAATCTTTTTGGGTTGGTGTATGCGCAGGCGTGATAATTTTTGCAATGCTATCCCTGGCAGGCCCGTTTTTTCATGAAAAGCCAGGCGTCCCGAACCATCAGCAACTTACGGCGCGCCACATATTCGCGGTGCCGGAATGTATGGCCCTGTCAATAGCCGACTACGTGTGGATGGGCGATCTTCAAACGGTAAGAAATGAGTGTCAGGCATGGTGCAGCACAAGATATACCCTTGGAGAGTTATCTGCTTGTCAGAGTGGATGCGCGCAGACCTATGTTATAGCAGACAAGTATGACAAGAAGCTCCAATGCAATCCTTATCCATGACATCAGGCGGCCGCAACAGGATGTAAAACGGATAACCCTAATTTATTATCAATGCCAAGGCGATCTACCTGCCAGTCTCCGGGATATGCTGAAATAGATTTTACTTTGTTCATAATTGGAATGATAATGTAAAGACGTGAATCAAATTCAATGCACAATTCGTTCGGAAAAATCGGATTGGAAGCAGGAAGTTAATAAGTTAACAGCGTCCCTCTGATCTTCTTTACATTCCTTTCTTTGCTACATTGTCAGTATTGCCATAAAGGTTTTCTATAATTACTTTAATTTCCCTATCGACTTTCTCAAGATTGAACCCCTTAAAATCGAATTGCGATAATTTGTTGTTTACATTAAAGTATCTTTTAATTTTATTCATGCTCTGAATGCATTGTTTCCATTTGGGCGAATTTTCAATAATTTCTAGTTGTGGAGGTCTACCCATTTTAAAAAATTTAAAAGTTGTATGAATATCGCTCCACCTTTCCATATTTTTGTCATAAGGCCGGCCCTTATCTTTTGCATATCTAACCCAGATATTATGTTTTCGTACTTGCGATCTAAAATCCCTAATTTTCTTATCATTCCAACCTGATTTATCGTGGATATAATAGCTTCCTGTAGGTTGTCCATACCTCATGCTTGAGTTATAATTATCAAAATCTAATTCTAGCGGCCTATATCTGCAATCAGTTATTTGGACGCCCCATTTTGCACACAATTCTATTTTTCTTATCATCTGTTCATAACTGATATTAAAATTATAAATCATAAAAATCGAAATATCATTCTGTTTATAACCAGCCATAACCAGTAAATCGATTTGTCGTTTAATGGCGTCTTGATCTGCTAGTCCATTGTCCCATGCTATTCTAACATTTTGAAACCTTGCTTTTTTGATTAACACTGCAAGTTCGGGATCTTTTTCTAGCAATCTACCATCAAATCCGCTTTGTGATTCATATAATACCGGCTTTTTATTAACT
This genomic window contains:
- a CDS encoding Fe-S oxidoreductase, with product MLVEPDFPYPCKSKKGANYIHKNFVPIGLLKLGSLYRDLGCDVQLVRGEKRREEIGKQPDEILVTSVFTYWSKYVWDNIRYYREMFPASIIRLGGIYATLHNKQKKFKKLARALKVRTHKGLHRKAEEYLPDYTLLPKVDYHATHMMRGCIRRCSFCGTWILEPERTNKSKTEIEKELIAIGKNRVIFYDNNILANPHIKEILQLFENLKVNKKPVLYESQSGFDGRLLEKDPELAVLIKKARFQNVRIAWDNGLADQDAIKRQIDLLVMAGYKQNDISIFMIYNFNISYEQMIRKIELCAKWGVQITDCRYRPLELDFDNYNSSMRYGQPTGSYYIHDKSGWNDKKIRDFRSQVRKHNIWVRYAKDKGRPYDKNMERWSDIHTTFKFFKMGRPPQLEIIENSPKWKQCIQSMNKIKRYFNVNNKLSQFDFKGFNLEKVDREIKVIIENLYGNTDNVAKKGM